In a genomic window of bacterium:
- a CDS encoding four helix bundle protein yields MCELHLEICELSYTFPKHELYELGSQIRRSSNSSPANLAEGWSNKHINIYLEGINRALSEIRETKHHLYIAFRKGYLNKQ; encoded by the coding sequence TTGTGTGAATTGCATCTGGAGATATGTGAGCTCAGTTATACATTTCCAAAACACGAACTTTACGAGTTAGGGTCGCAGATACGTCGGTCATCAAACTCAAGCCCAGCAAACCTTGCTGAAGGATGGAGTAATAAGCATATCAATATCTATTTAGAAGGAATAAATCGAGCGTTATCAGAAATACGAGAAACCAAGCATCATCTTTATATAGCTTTTAGGAAGGGATATCTGAATAAACAGTAA